One genomic segment of Hevea brasiliensis isolate MT/VB/25A 57/8 chromosome 3, ASM3005281v1, whole genome shotgun sequence includes these proteins:
- the LOC110639488 gene encoding adenine/guanine permease AZG1-like, whose product MATPPLPEKPSLFTWINHYMAETGVGKYFKLAERNTTFTSELRAGTATFLTMAYILAVNASILTDSGGICTVSDCIPLCSDPGNCKPLDESCKFPPVNPGYAACLERTRKDLIVATAASSLIGCLIMGAIANLPLALAPGMGINAYFAYTVVGFHGSGNVTYKSALTAIFIEGLIFLLISAVGLRAKLAKLIPKTIRISSSTGIGLFLAFIGLQNNQGIGLIGYSSSTLVTLGACPRSSRRAIAPVVTAANGTVSLVAGGTVSGNIFCSNSRLESPTFWLGVVGFVIIAYCLVKNVKGAMIYGIVFVTVVSWFRNTSVTAFPPTESGDLSYQYFKKVVDVHVIQKTAGALSFKGINKVSFWEALLTFLYVDLFDTTGTLYSMTKFAGFTDSNGDFEGQYFAFMSDAASIVIGSLLGTSPVTTFVESSTGIREGGRTGLTALTVAGFFFLAFFFTPLLASIPPWAVGPPLILVGVLMMRSVVEIQWDEMRQSIPAFVTIILMPLTYSIAYGLIGGISTYVVLHLWDWGEELLEKFGIRKGAKADGLANHEANGRSISAQGNGKLVLDI is encoded by the coding sequence ATGGCAACTCCTCCACTACCTGAAAAACCCTCTCTCTTCACTTGGATAAACCACTACATGGCGGAAACCGGAGTCGGGAAATACTTCAAACTCGCCGAGCGAAACACCACCTTCACCTCCGAGCTTCGAGCAGGGACAGCCACTTTCCTGACCATGGCTTATATCCTTGCAGTCAACGCCAGTATCCTCACTGATTCCGGTGGCATTTGCACTGTATCTGACTGCATCCCACTCTGCTCTGACCCGGGAAACTGCAAACCATTAGATGAGTCGTGTAAATTTCCTCCGGTGAACCCGGGCTACGCTGCCTGCCTTGAAAGGACTCGAAAGGACCTCATTGTGGCCACTGCAGCTTCTTCTTTGATAGGGTGCCTCATTATGGGTGCTATTGCAAATCTCCCTTTGGCGTTGGCTCCTGGCATGGGCATAAACGCTTACTTTGCTTATACAGTGGTAGGTTTTCATGGGTCCGGTAACGTGACCTACAAAAGTGCCTTAACGGCCATTTTCATTGAAGGGTTGATCTTTCTGTTGATATCTGCAGTAGGGTTACGCGCCAAACTGGCTAAACTCATTCCCAAAACCATCCGAATCAGTAGCTCCACCGGCATCGGTTTGTTTCTTGCTTTTATTGGGCTACAAAACAATCAAGGTATTGGACTTATCGGATACAGTTCTTCAACTCTGGTTACGCTCGGGGCCTGCCCGAGATCTTCACGGAGAGCAATAGCTCCCGTTGTAACAGCCGCTAATGGCACCGTCAGTTTAGTGGCCGGTGGTACTGTATCGGGCAATATTTTCTGCTCCAACAGTAGACTAGAGAGTCCAACATTTTGGTTGGGAGTTGTTGGTTTTGTGATAATTGCATATTGTCTAGTGAAAAATGTTAAGGGTGCTATGATATACGGTATAGTCTTCGTTACGGTGGTTTCGTGGTTCCGTAACACATCTGTAACGGCGTTTCCTCCCACAGAGTCGGGAGATTTGTCTTATCAGTACTTCAAGAAAGTGGTGGATGTGCATGTTATACAGAAAACTGCTGGAGCCTTGAGCTTTAAGGGTATCAATAAAGTGAGCTTTTGGGAAGCACTACTCACATTTTTGTACGTTGACTTATTTGATACCACTGGCACACTATACTCAATGACCAAATTTGCTGGGTTCACAGATAGTAATGGAGATTTTGAGGGTCAATATTTTGCATTCATGTCCGATGCTGCATCAATTGTGATAGGATCACTTCTAGGCACGTCTCCGGTGACCACATTTGTCGAATCATCCACAGGAATACGTGAAGGTGGACGGACAGGCCTAACAGCATTAACCGTGGCAGGTTTTTTTTTCTTGGCTTTTTTCTTTACTCCGTTACTAGCATCAATTCCACCATGGGCAGTAGGGCCGCCGTTGATACTGGTCGGAGTTCTGATGATGAGATCTGTGGTGGAGATTCAGTGGGATGAGATGAGACAATCCATCCCTGCATTTGTTACAATTATATTGATGCCATTGACGTATTCTATAGCATACGGTTTGATAGGAGGGATTAGTACTTACGTTGTTTTGCATCTTTGGGATTGGGGAGAAGAACTTTTGGAAAAATTTGGAATTCGGAAAGGAGCGAAGGCTGATGGTTTGGCAAATCATGAAGCTAATGGACGTAGCATTTCTGCCCAAGGAAATGGAAAATTAGTTCTCGACATTTAG
- the LOC110639480 gene encoding uncharacterized mitochondrial protein AtMg00810-like, whose amino-acid sequence MDVLTDIGMTDCKSVAFPLPKGLQLSTDNGDLLDNPDEYKWLIGRLLYVNITRPDISRAIQHLSQFMTVPRKPNWQAALHVLRCLKASPSIGLYFPIVNDFKLTAYYDSDWASCVVTRKSLIGFCIFFGSSLISWKIKKQPTVSKSSAEAEYKAMASTICELSWISYLLHDHQVLVALLVNLKCDNKGASSNSS is encoded by the coding sequence ATGGATGTTCTTACTGATATTGGTATGACAGATTGCAAATCTGTTGCCTTCCCTTTGCCTAAAGGTTTACAATTATCCACTGATAATGGTGATTTGTTGGATAACCCTGATGAGTACAAGTGGTTAATTGGCAGGTTGCTCTATGTAAATATTACTAGGCCTGATATTAGTCGTGCTATTCAGCACTTAAGTCAATTCATGACAGTGCCTAGAAAACCTAATTGGCAAGCAGCCTTGCATGTTTTGAGATGTCTAAAAGCTTCACCATCAATAGGGCTTTATTTTCCTATTGTTAATGATTTCAAACTCACTGCGTATTATGATTCAGATTGGGCATCTTGTGTAGTTACTAGAAAATCTCTCATAGGTTTTTGTATCTTTTTTGGCTCTTCTTTGATATCTTGGAAGATAAAAAAACAACCTACAGTATCTAAGTCCTCTGCTGAGGCTGAGTACAAGGCTATGGCTTCCACTATTTGTGAGTTATCGTGGATTTCTTATTTGCTTCATGACCACCAAGTTCTTGTTGCTTTGCTTGTCAATCTCAAATGTGATAACAAGGGAGCATCTTCAAATAGCAGCTAA
- the LOC110639465 gene encoding CBL-interacting serine/threonine-protein kinase 14: protein MAEDPSNPSPAIAEITPDTNLFDKYELGKLLGSGAFAKVYHARNVSTGQSVAIKAVSKQKVVKGGFIGQVKREISIMRRLHHPHVVKLLEVLATKTKIYFVMEFAKGGELFAKVEKGRFSEDLSRRYFQQLITAVGYCHARGVFHRDLKPENLLLDENWDLKVTDFGLSAVKDQIQSDGLLHTLCGTPAYVAPEILGKKGYDGAKVDVWSCGVILYVLIAGYLPFNDTNLMAMYRKIYRGQFKFPKWTSPDLRRFLSRLLDTNPGTRITVDEILQDPWFKKDYKGIKFHLEDSDLKRQGNHKSLNAFHIISFSSGFDLSCLFNDCDISASNERFVSSKSPAKIIDRVEEIAGAENMKVTKNRDWGAKLEGFDGTFVMAIEIYQLTEQLVVVEVKGKEMNARPGQEIWKDKLRPQLESLVYEPARTASGD, encoded by the coding sequence ATGGCGGAGGATCCCAGCAACCCTTCACCGGCAATCGCAGAAATTACGCCGGATACTAATTTATTTGACAAATACGAGTTGGGTAAGTTGCTGGGTAGTGGAGCCTTCGCCAAGGTTTACCATGCAAGAAATGTCAGTACCGGCCAAAGCGTGGCCATTAAGGCCGTCAGCAAGCAGAAAGTCGTCAAGGGAGGCTTTATAGGGCAGGTTAAGAGGGAGATTTCTATCATGCGCCGATTGCACCACCCTCACGTCGTGAAGCTGTTGGAAGTTTTGGCCACTAAAACCAAGATTTACTTCGTGATGGAGTTCGCCAAAGGTGGTGAGCTTTTCGCCAAGGTTGAAAAGGGACGCTTCAGCGAAGATCTCAGCCGTCGGTATTTTCAGCAGCTTATCACAGCCGTAGGATATTGTCATGCCAGAGGTGTGTTTCACCGCGATTTGAAACCCGAGaatctcctcctcgacgagaatTGGGACCTCAAAGTTACCGATTTCGGTCTCAGCGCCGTCAAGGATCAGATCCAATCGGACGGTCTTCTCCATACTCTGTGCGGGACTCCAGCTTACGTTGCACCAGAGATTCTCGGTAAGAAAGGCTATGATGGTGCTAAGGTAGATGTTTGGTCATGCGGCGTCATTTTATACGTTCTCATCGCCGGTTATTTACCGTTCAATGATACTAACCTCATGGCTATGTATCGGAAGATTTACAGAGGTCAGTTCAAATTTCCGAAATGGACGTCTCCGGATCTACGGCGGTTCCTGTCTCGGCTTCTAGATACAAATCCTGGGACTCGGATAACCGTCGATGAGATTCTTCAGGACCCATGGTTCAAAAAGGATTACAAAGGTATAAAGTTCCACTTGGAGGATTCTGATTTGAAGAGGCAAGGAAACCACAAAAGCTTGAACGCTTTTCACATAATCTCCTTCTCGTCAGGTTTTGATTTATCCTGTTTGTTCAATGACTGCGATATTTCGGCTAGCAACGAACGGTTTGTGTCTTCCAAGTCGCCTGCGAAGATAATAGACAGAGTGGAAGAAATTGCCGGGGCAGAAAACATGAAAGTGACGAAGAACAGAGATTGGGGAGCGAAATTGGAAGGATTTGATGGGACTTTTGTCATGGCCATCGAAATTTACCAATTAACGGAGCAATTGGTTGTGGTGGAGGTGAAAGGAAAGGAGATGAACGCGAGACCAGGCCAAGAAATTTGGAAAGACAAATTAAGGCCCCAGCTAGAAAGCTTGGTTTACGAACCGGCGCGTACGGCCTCCGGTGACTGA